The Vicia villosa cultivar HV-30 ecotype Madison, WI linkage group LG1, Vvil1.0, whole genome shotgun sequence genome includes a region encoding these proteins:
- the LOC131624569 gene encoding pathogenesis-related protein 1-like — MISIFAPLMAVLAILTHTTYAQNSPQDFLNAHNRARSEVGVGPITWDANVASFAKNYLNQLKGNCQLVHSGGQYGENLAWGSPDLTGTAAVDMWIDEIQNYDYNSNSCFNGECLHYTQVVWRDSVRLGCARVRCSNGRSTIVSCNYDPPGNFIGEWPFENSPFEIPLSFKKHDGK, encoded by the coding sequence ATGATCTCAATATTTGCTCCTCTCATGGCTGTGTTAGCCATACTAACACATACCACATACGCTCAAAACTCACCACAAGACTTTCTCAACGCTCACAACCGAGCACGTTCCGAGGTAGGTGTCGGTCCAATAACATGGGATGCAAACGTTGCATCTTTCGCAAAAAACTATCTGAACCAACTTAAAGGAAATTGCCAATTAGTGCACTCTGGAGGCCAATACGGAGAGAATCTAGCTTGGGGCAGTCCTGACCTTACAGGAACAGCTGCGGTCGATATGTGGATCGACGAGATACAAAACTATGACTATAATTCGAACTCTTGTTTCAATGGTGAGTGCTTGCATTATACGCAAGTCGTTTGGCGCGATTCGGTTCGGCTTGGTTGTGCTAGGGTGAGGTGTAGCAATGGTCGTAGCACTATTGTTAGCTGTAACTATGATCCACCGGGGAACTTTATTGGTGAGTGGCCTTTTGAGAATAGTCCTTTTGAAATACCATTGAGCTTCAAGAAACATGATGGCAAGTGA